In Streptomyces chartreusis, the following proteins share a genomic window:
- a CDS encoding rhodanese-like domain-containing protein: MTNPMATATATAANSVLRVAPASPAEAAAHFRASLAFHADVSDVAAALAAGGDPGFVVVDSRSTESWDQGHIAGAIHLPTALIPEQAEQLLDKSVPVVTYCWGPGCNGATRAALALAELGYRVKEMLGGFEYWAREGFEFETWQGRERRVPDPLTAPVDADNCGC, translated from the coding sequence ATGACGAACCCCATGGCCACCGCCACCGCCACCGCCGCCAACTCCGTCCTGCGCGTCGCGCCCGCCTCACCCGCCGAGGCCGCCGCTCACTTCCGGGCGAGCCTCGCCTTCCACGCCGACGTGTCCGATGTCGCCGCCGCGCTCGCGGCCGGTGGTGATCCCGGGTTCGTCGTCGTGGACTCCCGGTCCACCGAGTCCTGGGACCAGGGCCACATCGCGGGCGCGATCCACCTGCCGACCGCCCTCATCCCGGAGCAGGCCGAGCAGCTCCTCGACAAGTCCGTGCCCGTGGTGACGTACTGCTGGGGCCCAGGCTGCAACGGCGCGACCCGTGCCGCCCTCGCCCTCGCGGAACTCGGCTACCGGGTCAAGGAGATGCTCGGCGGGTTCGAGTACTGGGCGCGTGAGGGGTTCGAGTTCGAGACGTGGCAGGGGCGTGAGCGCCGTGTGCCCGACCCGTTGACGGCGCCGGTCGACGCGGACAACTGCGGCTGCTGA
- a CDS encoding DUF885 domain-containing protein: protein MSETNSPLPREVADAYVDELIALDPVTGTYLGVKESSGKLPDLSPAGQEALAQLGRDTLARLDEAERRPGADSDIERRCARLLRERLTAELAVHDAEEGLRSVGNMATPAHSVREIFTVTPTETDEDWAAIAERLRAVPTAYAGYREALELGLERKLYAAPRPTATFVEQLTEWSDTGEGRGWFEDFASAGPEALRAELDEAARTATAAVVELRDWMRDVYTPAIEGAANTVGRERYARFARYFNGIDLDLDEAYAYGWAEYHRLLGEMKKEAEKVLPGAATPWVALAHLDEHGKHIEGVDEVRDWLQGLMDEAIEKLDGTHFELAEPVRKVESCIAPPGGAAAPYYTAPSEDFSRPGRTWLPTMGQTRFPVYDLVSTWYHEGVPGHHLQLAQWTYVAGNLSRYQATIGGVSANAEGWALYAERLMDELGFLTDPEHRLGYLDAQMMRAARVIVDIGMHLELEIPADSPFHPGERWTPELAQEFFGSHSSRPADFVESELTRYLTIPGQAIGYKLGERAWLLGREKARERHGDAFDLKAWHMAALSQGSLGLDDLVDELSAL from the coding sequence ATGTCTGAGACCAACAGCCCGCTTCCCCGCGAGGTCGCCGACGCGTATGTCGACGAACTCATCGCCCTCGACCCGGTCACCGGTACGTATCTCGGCGTGAAGGAGAGCTCGGGAAAGCTCCCCGACCTCTCGCCCGCGGGCCAGGAGGCGCTCGCGCAGCTCGGGCGGGACACGCTCGCCCGGCTCGACGAGGCCGAACGCCGGCCCGGCGCGGACAGTGACATCGAGCGCCGGTGCGCGCGCCTGCTGCGCGAGCGGCTGACCGCCGAACTGGCCGTGCACGACGCCGAGGAGGGTCTGCGCTCGGTCGGCAACATGGCGACGCCCGCGCACTCGGTGCGCGAGATCTTCACGGTCACGCCGACCGAGACCGACGAGGACTGGGCGGCGATCGCCGAGCGGCTGCGCGCGGTGCCGACCGCCTACGCGGGCTACCGCGAGGCCCTCGAACTCGGCCTGGAGCGCAAGCTCTACGCGGCTCCGCGCCCGACCGCCACGTTCGTCGAGCAGCTCACCGAGTGGTCGGACACCGGTGAGGGGCGCGGCTGGTTCGAGGACTTCGCCTCGGCCGGCCCCGAGGCACTGCGCGCCGAGCTGGACGAAGCCGCCCGCACCGCGACGGCGGCCGTGGTGGAGCTGCGCGACTGGATGCGCGACGTGTACACGCCCGCGATCGAAGGTGCCGCGAACACGGTGGGCCGGGAGCGCTACGCCCGCTTTGCGCGCTACTTCAACGGCATCGACCTGGACCTGGACGAGGCGTACGCGTACGGCTGGGCGGAGTACCACCGCCTGCTCGGCGAGATGAAGAAGGAGGCCGAGAAGGTCCTCCCGGGTGCCGCGACGCCGTGGGTGGCGCTGGCGCACCTCGACGAGCACGGCAAGCACATCGAGGGTGTCGACGAGGTCCGCGACTGGCTCCAGGGCCTGATGGACGAGGCGATCGAGAAGCTGGACGGCACGCACTTCGAACTCGCCGAGCCGGTGCGGAAGGTGGAGTCGTGCATCGCCCCGCCCGGCGGCGCGGCGGCCCCGTACTACACCGCCCCCTCGGAGGACTTCTCGCGCCCCGGCCGCACCTGGCTGCCGACGATGGGCCAGACCCGGTTCCCGGTCTACGACCTGGTCTCGACCTGGTACCACGAGGGCGTGCCGGGCCATCACCTCCAGCTCGCGCAGTGGACGTACGTCGCCGGGAACCTCTCCCGCTACCAGGCCACCATCGGCGGGGTCAGCGCCAACGCCGAGGGCTGGGCGCTGTACGCGGAGCGCCTCATGGACGAGCTCGGGTTCCTGACCGACCCGGAGCACCGGCTCGGTTACCTCGACGCGCAGATGATGCGGGCGGCCCGCGTCATCGTCGACATCGGCATGCACCTGGAGCTGGAGATCCCGGCGGACTCCCCCTTCCACCCGGGCGAGCGCTGGACTCCGGAGCTGGCGCAGGAGTTCTTCGGGTCGCACAGCAGCCGTCCGGCGGACTTCGTGGAGAGCGAGCTGACCCGCTATCTGACGATCCCGGGCCAGGCCATCGGCTACAAGCTCGGCGAGCGGGCCTGGCTGCTGGGCCGGGAGAAGGCGCGCGAGCGGCACGGCGACGCGTTCGACCTCAAGGCGTGGCACATGGCGGCCCTGTCGCAGGGGTCGCTGGGCCTGGACGACCTGGTGGACGAGCTGTCCGCGCTCTGA
- a CDS encoding SDR family oxidoreductase produces the protein MPRFPHPAPEDLRRDPLPLRGRTALVTGASRRAGIGHAVARRLAAYGASVYLHHHVPHDDAMPWGADRPEEVVDSVREALGDPEAQVLAGPGDLSDPAAPAELIATAAAALGGRLDILIANHAVSGSDGTLDEIDAAMLDTHWAVDTRAVLLLVQAHARLRPAGPGGRVVMMTSGQDIAGGMPGEIAYALQKGALASVTRSLSTTLVEQGITVNTVNPGPVDTGYLSGEAYEDVAAQFPAGRWGMPDDPARLIAWLTTDEAGWITGQVIDSEGGFRR, from the coding sequence ATGCCACGATTCCCGCACCCCGCACCCGAAGACCTGCGCCGCGACCCCCTGCCCCTGCGTGGCCGGACCGCTCTGGTCACGGGGGCCAGCAGACGTGCCGGCATCGGCCATGCCGTGGCCCGGCGGCTCGCCGCGTACGGCGCGAGCGTCTATCTGCATCACCATGTGCCGCACGACGACGCCATGCCGTGGGGAGCCGACCGGCCCGAGGAGGTCGTCGACTCCGTGCGGGAGGCGCTCGGCGACCCCGAGGCGCAGGTCCTCGCAGGTCCCGGTGACCTCTCCGACCCGGCCGCGCCCGCCGAACTGATCGCCACGGCGGCCGCCGCGCTCGGCGGACGGCTCGACATCCTGATCGCCAACCACGCGGTCAGCGGCTCCGACGGCACCCTCGACGAGATCGACGCCGCCATGCTCGACACGCACTGGGCGGTCGACACCCGTGCCGTACTGCTGCTGGTGCAGGCCCACGCCCGGCTGAGGCCGGCCGGGCCCGGCGGCCGCGTGGTGATGATGACCTCCGGCCAGGACATCGCCGGCGGTATGCCCGGCGAGATCGCCTACGCCCTCCAGAAGGGCGCCCTCGCCTCCGTCACCCGCTCCCTGTCCACGACGCTCGTCGAGCAGGGCATCACCGTGAACACCGTCAACCCCGGGCCCGTGGACACGGGCTACCTGTCCGGCGAGGCGTACGAGGACGTGGCGGCACAGTTCCCGGCCGGCCGCTGGGGCATGCCCGACGACCCCGCCCGCCTCATCGCCTGGCTGACGACGGACGAGGCGGGCTGGATCACCGGTCAGGTCATCGACTCCGAGGGCGGATTCCGGCGCTGA
- a CDS encoding immunity 21 family protein: MVRYAEPGTVEWIESGGGPLIAVPETVLPFWAGADGDETASDYDRACEVDGFVGLLPVGDSAALVFGDEPASTSYLPDHGIFVRWCAADSEAELLARVPAALAIADWGHEVRWKVPGTVVLFDSAWPGRDTERTEHLRVALEPGAYAVRAAQVQPGPETWLGLVQLRRLPN; encoded by the coding sequence ATGGTGAGATACGCGGAGCCGGGCACGGTGGAGTGGATCGAGTCGGGCGGCGGCCCCCTGATAGCCGTGCCGGAGACGGTGCTGCCGTTCTGGGCCGGCGCCGACGGCGACGAGACGGCCTCGGACTACGACCGGGCCTGCGAGGTCGACGGGTTCGTCGGACTGCTGCCCGTGGGCGACAGCGCCGCGCTGGTCTTCGGTGACGAGCCCGCCTCGACCTCCTATCTGCCGGACCACGGCATCTTCGTACGGTGGTGCGCGGCCGACTCCGAGGCCGAGCTGCTCGCCCGGGTTCCGGCCGCGCTGGCCATCGCCGACTGGGGGCACGAGGTGCGCTGGAAGGTCCCGGGGACTGTGGTGCTGTTCGACTCGGCCTGGCCGGGGCGGGACACGGAACGCACCGAGCATCTGCGGGTCGCCCTGGAGCCGGGCGCGTACGCGGTCCGTGCCGCCCAGGTGCAGCCAGGACCCGAGACCTGGCTCGGGCTCGTCCAGCTCCGCCGGCTGCCGAACTGA
- a CDS encoding Lrp/AsnC family transcriptional regulator — MAESVVLDPVDLHLLRLLQNDARTTYRDLAAQVGVAPSTCLDRVTRLRRSGVILGHRLRLDPAKLGRGLQALLSVQVRPHRRELVGPFVERIRALPESLTVFHLTGPDDYLVHVAVTDMADLQRLVLDEFTSRREVARVETRLIFQEWDCGPLLPTDAPGNTPSAKSG; from the coding sequence ATGGCCGAATCTGTCGTACTGGATCCGGTCGATCTGCATCTGCTGCGGCTGTTGCAGAACGACGCCCGGACCACTTATCGCGACCTCGCCGCCCAGGTCGGGGTCGCGCCGTCGACGTGTCTGGACCGGGTGACGCGGCTGCGCCGCTCCGGCGTGATTCTCGGCCACCGGCTCAGGCTTGACCCGGCCAAGCTGGGCCGGGGACTTCAGGCGCTGCTGTCGGTGCAGGTCAGACCACATCGGCGGGAGCTGGTGGGGCCGTTCGTGGAGCGGATCCGGGCGCTGCCGGAGTCGCTGACCGTCTTCCATCTCACCGGGCCGGACGACTATCTCGTCCATGTCGCGGTGACGGACATGGCCGATCTCCAGCGGCTGGTGCTGGACGAGTTCACCTCCCGGCGGGAGGTGGCGCGCGTCGAGACGCGGCTGATCTTCCAGGAGTGGGACTGCGGACCGCTGCTGCCGACCGACGCGCCGGGAAACACGCCCTCAGCGAAATCGGGCTGA
- a CDS encoding Lrp/AsnC family transcriptional regulator, whose amino-acid sequence MTAFSPDATDWRILDVLQREGRASFAELARAVSMSPSAVTERVRRLEEAGVIQGYAAVVDPDRLGLPILAFVRLRYPNGNYKPFHDLVATTPEILEAHHVTGDDCFVIKVAARSMRHLEEVSGKIGTLGSVTTSVVYSSPLPRRPLGQ is encoded by the coding sequence ATGACCGCGTTTTCCCCGGACGCCACCGACTGGCGCATCCTCGACGTCCTCCAGCGCGAGGGCCGCGCCAGCTTCGCCGAGCTGGCCCGAGCCGTGTCCATGTCCCCGAGCGCGGTGACGGAGCGGGTGCGGCGGCTGGAGGAGGCGGGCGTCATCCAGGGCTACGCCGCCGTGGTCGACCCCGACCGGCTCGGCCTGCCGATCCTGGCCTTCGTGCGCCTGCGCTACCCGAACGGCAACTACAAGCCCTTCCACGACCTGGTCGCCACCACGCCCGAGATCCTCGAGGCCCACCACGTCACGGGCGACGACTGCTTCGTCATCAAGGTCGCGGCCCGCTCGATGCGCCACCTGGAGGAGGTCTCCGGCAAGATCGGCACCCTGGGCTCGGTCACGACGAGCGTCGTGTACTCCTCACCACTGCCCCGCCGCCCGCTCGGTCAGTGA